CCCACCGCTGCCGAACAGCGCGAGCGATCTCGTCTGGATCCCGCCCGAACTCATCTGGATCGATCGCAGGCAACGGCAATCGCGCCTCGAGGTCCAAAGCCTCGAGGCACTTCCGCAGGTTCAACCGAATGACCTCTGCCTGCGCATGGACTGAGTCCAAATGCCGCACGCCCAACTTCGACCTTTTCCGATGATAACTGACCACAGGATCGCGGATGAAGCCGGAATCGTAAAAGAACGACGACCTGACTTTCAGGGCGCCTGCCAAAAGCTCGACCAACTCTTCCCCGGGCTGAATGCGCCCGTGCTCGACTTTCGACAGCGTGCCCTGGGACACGGTGCCTCCCAACAGGTTCACCAACTCAGTCTGGCTCATGCGCCGCATCTGGCGGGCGAGCGTAAGTAGCCGGCCGTTGAACGGCTTAGCCATTTGCCCTCCGCTTCGCAGACCCCTTTAGCGTGACGCGGCGAGGCTCTTCGTTTTCACCATCGTCAATTGGAAGAGGCTCCTGAATGCCGCGGCTCGGTGCTGAATCGCTCAATTTGATTGCCCATAAAACCGCCCGATTGCCATCGTTGCAAACCAGATAGCTTTCGATTTCGCCGGGCGCATTCTCGGGAACCGCCCAACCAAGGTACAACAGTGTCGCCGCCGGAGCACCCGGAAGCAACGATGTTGCATAGTCCGGCAGCTCGTTAGCGTCGTACTGCTCAGAAGCAAGCGTAGGACTCACCCCCACCGCAAAACCGTTACGCAGGCGCTTGACGCGGACTAACCAGTTATTCTCCAGTCCGACCAGACAGAGCTGATCCTTGCGGAGGAACTGCGCCCCGGTCGTGGTGTCGCAATATGCCCGGAGCTTGCGGACGATGAGATCTCTGTAGATTGCGGCGCGCGTGCCGAGTTCGAGCACATGCGCGATGCTGCGGCACTGCTCACGGAAGTCAGCATGAGCCTCGGCCACAAGCTCGCGGAGTGCCGTGAAATGCGGCTCAAGTTCGACGTACGCTTCATCTTCCGTTCGAATCGGCATCGGGTAATCCCTTCGGAGATCGGTCTATACCGCAGCCTGTCCAAATCAAGCAAAAATATTCCAAATCCATTCCGCGATGCCGGTGGCCCGGTGGCGCGATGATTGGTAAATCACGCAGGCGAAGCGTTTCGCTGAAGCTACGAGACCGCGGCGGATAGCAGTTTGCTGCATGTTTCCGTGCCCGGCCATCGGAAATTTATGGGAGGCAACGCCCACCGTCCCTAGTCCCCTCGCCAACGTTTTTATTGAAAACGGTGCTCGATGCGCCCGCAATGCACAATTTTACGAACGCCAAATTCGACGCCTTCGTGAATTTAATTGTTCCGCCCGGTGGATGATTGTGGATAACGCATACCGATGCGCGAACCTCGCCACACGCGAGATTGTTTCCGATTGGACGGGGGGGCTGAGTGGACGAGGTAAAAGCAAAAGAATGGGAGGCCAAGTTTCGCGGGCAAGCCATTGACGGCTGGACGATCGAGACTTTGATTGATCACGGCAAATCGGCGGCCGTTTTCAAAGCGGTGAGTGAAGGCCACGGTAAGCTGGCAGCTCTCAAGATATTCGATGATGAGCTCATCCAACGCTATGGTGACGAAACACAGCTGAAAAGGATCGGGCGCGAACTTAGCCTAAAGGGGCAGAACCATGCGAACATGGTCGGGATCCTAGGAGGCGGATTCCATGAAGAGAGCAGCAACCACTATATCGTCATGGACTATCTTGACGGGCCCAGCCTCAGCAAATGCCTGACCAAGGTGCCCGAGGGGAATATCCCGGGCCTTATCGAACAGCTTGTGTCGGCTTGCGAATTTCTTGAGGCCCATGAGCTTGCACACCGCGACATTAAGCCGGCGAATATCGTCCTGCTGGAGGATATGAGCCGCCTCGTGCTCCTCGATTTTGGCGTATTGAAACCCGTCGGTGAGGTGGGGCTGACCGATACTGATGGACAGCGTCTATTCGTCGGAACGCTCCAATATAGTTCGCCAGAATTCCTGCTACGCGACGAGGAGAACGATGCCGATGGATGGCGCGCACTCGCCATCTATCAAGTCGGTGCTGTGCTTCACGACCTGATCATGCGTCGCCCGATCTTTGAGGAATTTGTTACCCCCTACGCCGCGCTAGTCAACGCGGTACAGCACGAAACGCCGAGCGTCGCCAGTGAGGGGGTGCCCTCATATCTCATCGACGCGTGCCAGATGGCGCTGGTCAAAAGCCCTGAGAAGCGATTGGCGCTGGTCAGTTGGGAAGCATTTCGCCCGCCGGTCGCCGCTTCGGCCGGTGACGCTGCGCGGCAACGGATCAGCAAGCGACTTCTGTTGGCTGACGCTCAGTCGGAAGCCGTCGTCGACGACGGGCCAGCCATGGCCGAACTGCTTGAAACCGTGATTGATGGACTGAAGGTCGAGCTTCGCCGTATCCGACAGGCAAATTCGAGCATTATGCCGCCGTTGATTGTCACGCGTGGTCCAAAGCGAGTGCCGGTGCTCGAGATTAGGATTGTTGCGTCCGCGGAATACGGCTTGGCGCGTGACGTTTGTATGGAGATTGCCGTAACCGTGATCGATGTGGAGGCGCAGGCGGTTCGTCTCGAAGCGTGTGCGTCCGTGCCCTCCGATGATGCCCAAGAGCCCCTGGCGCTCGTCATCGTTTTCAAGGGTCCTTATAGCTCAGGCGCCACGAGCGACCGCGTGGAGGCCGCTGTCCTTGTCGCCCTGGATCAGGCGCAGAACGGAACAATTGGCCAGCTGAGTCTGGTCGAGGTGGGGGTCGACTGATGGAAGCGTCATGGTGGAAAAACATCGGCGAACTCGATGATGACCAGAGGAAGGCAATCGCGCTTGATGATGATGAAGATCATCTGATCGTGGGGCCGCCGGGCTGCGGTAAGACCAATCTGTTGCTTCTTCGGGCAAGCTACCTGCATGCGAAGGGGGTGACCAACATTAAGGTGCTGGCGTTCGGCCGCGTGCTGCGGGAATTCATCTCATCAGGCACCGAGCACTACCCCTTTGCCGCCGACAAAGTGCAGACCTTCGTGCGCTGGGCGTATGAGATGCTGGCCGCCAACGGCATCAAGGTCGAAGACAGCAATGACTTTGACGAAATCAGAGCGCGTCTGTTCGCGGGACTGGCGGAAGCTGCCGCCAAGGGAGCCGCAGAGAACGTGTTCGATGTCATTTTGCTAGATGAGGCGCAGGATTATTCGGCCGAAGAAGCCCGACTTATCCGGTTGTTTGGCACACGGATCTTTGCCGTTGGCGACAATAATCAGCGGATTAGCGACCAATCGGGTGCACTCCAGCGGCTCGAGGAGCTAGGCGCGACGCGTATCGAACTCAAGCATCATTATCGTAATGGCATTAAAATTTGCCGAGTGGCCGATGGCATCAAGAATTTGCTGGACAGTGCGTCAGGTATGGAGGCGACGTCGAACTATGATGAGGCCAGTTACCCATCCACCGTCGATATTATCGGGAAGGCAGATTTGCCCACGCAGGTTGCCGAGGCGGTTGCCCGCATCAAAGTCCAGTTGCAAGCTTATCCGGGCGAGATGATCGGCGTTTTGTGTCCTCGCGCCGCGGAACTAGGCGAGGTGGCTAACATTTTGAACGCAAGCGAAATTGCCGGCGCCATGCAAGTCCAACGTGCCGGCGCCTATGATGCAATCCTTCCCGACCGCCCCGTGATCGTTACCACTGTGCAAGGGGCGAAGGGCCTCGAATTCCGCGCGGTTCATATGATTGCCGCGGAAAAGCTTAAGAACTACAGGACGCAAAAAAATCTTACTTATACGGCGGTGACGCGCGCGAAGACCACATTGGTTGTCTATCATCAGTCCGACCTTGCCGGCTATTTCGAGAAAGGCATCAACGCCTGCTCGATCACGATGGCCGCCGAACCGAATTTGAAGGATCTCTTTCTATGACCGCTGTGGAAAGGGTCCGGCTCAACCGTGAAGATTTTATTGACTGGCTTGGAAAGGCTTTATTGGGTGCGGCGGCCTTGCCTCGGACATCAAGCGCCGGATCGGCAAAGTCGACCGACGTAACGCTCGCTGCTCCTAGCCACGAGATCGAAGCGTGGCCGATCATCTGCATCGCGCAGGCACAAATGCATGATCTGTTCGCCTTCCTTTCCACCTATGCAAAGGTCCGCCCCTTCTCGGCATTCTTTCGCGTGCTCCCTGTCGAGTTGATTTCAGTGCTCGAGAGACGGGCGGCGGCAAGCAAGAACGACCTCGCTCTTGCGAAATGTGTTGCCGGAGCGGCGATGGCGGAAGCGTGGATCGCCTCTGCGCGCGAATCCGATCGTCCTAAAAATGTGTTTCCAGTACTGCTTGCATCGCTTTCGTCAGCGCTCGGGCAGGCAGTGCTGGCGCGGTATGACCAAGCCGCGATCGATTGGATTTCGGCGGAGTGGACCGAGCTTCGCAAGCAACCCGGCGATCCATTCGGCGCGCAGGACCTACAAGGGCCCAATGTTGCGTGGAGGATCGTGTCATCAGCGGTTGGCACGCCCGCGGGCGATGTCGGCGCCGATGCAAGCGTGATTGGCCGCTTTCTTTCAAACGTGTTGGCGGCGGGAGCTATTCGATCACACATGCTCGCGCAATTGGCCCCCCTATCGGTGGGCGTGGATTTCGGCACCTTGCTCGCAGCATCGCGGGAAGAGCGAATCAATCGCTTCAATGAGGTTGTCTTGGATCTCAAACGTCGCAGTGATCGAGGCCTACGCTCCGAATTTGTCGGCGGACTGATGCTGGCGATCGCGGGGAATGGCTCGTTTGATCAACTACGTTCTGCCCGTGAATTCGACGGCTGGCTGGACGGCGCCACGACCTGGTTTGGCATCTGCGCCGCCTTATTCGAAGAGAGCAATGTGCTGAGCTACGGAAACTCGGCAGGCCGGCGGATGGTGCGCGATCTCCTCACGCGGGAGGATCCGTTCCGGCCACCGCATGCCGATATGAATTCGAGCGAGTACCGCTTCTTGGATTTCAACGACGCGCTTCAGTCGTCGACTCACGCACCGAACGCGATCGATGTCGAGTTGCTTCCTAACGTCATGAGTCGCGTCAGCGGGGCGTCGTCTCCAGACGGCGACCATCAACGCGATGACGTCGAAATGCTTTTAAGAAACCTCGATGAGGCGGGGTATATGATTGATCGCGCACGCCATATGGCGATGGGATTTGCAGGCGGTGAGCGACAAGGCTCGCTGTATAAACCGTCAGGCAGGCGACGATCGCGATAAGCTTTTGATCTCGCTGTGCGCTGTTGCCGCACTTCTTGATGCAAGCTGACCGGCGTTCCCCCAGCACACCCAACGTCGCCACAACACAGAACAGAAGGCCGCTTTCTCCTACTCAAGCCGAAGCGGTCGTAGATGGAGATCAACGGGCGTCCAAAAATTCGGAAGGCAACAAGGGCGCACGAATGTAGACTTTCGGGTCTTTCGCCGAATATGTTTCTGCGCAAACGCACGAATTCAACTGCGTTGATTGGTTGACGGTCGTGACAAACTGACGATTTTCAGAGCTTTTTGCCAAAGGCGGTCGCATCGGTCATGCGAGGAAACATCGACAAGATCAGCATCCCCGACGCGCGAGGCCCTTGATGGTAGCAGCGTCGGCGCTTCGGGCGGCGACCATGGCAATCTCGCCGATGCCGCGTTAGCCGCAGCAATGCACTACCGCATCGGCGATTCGCTCTTTACTGACCTCATCGGATGAACCCGAAGGCGCAGCCCATCAAGATCGTTCTACGTTTCAAACCAGACGGCGGGCAAAACCTCTTCAAGCATTGAATCCCTCCGTTTGCCTTTTGATCGAACAGGCGGTCGCAGACCTACCTGGCAACGTCCCGGGCGTGAGGATTGGCTTCGCCCCTGCCCTGCGCGCCATGCTCGCGGTGGACGGTCCCATCGGCGGCGTCGCCGCATCGGCGTTGGGGCCCGACACTCGCGCCGTTCGCGCCGTCCTGTTCGACAAGACGGCGGCCCGGAACTGGGCGCTCGGCTGGCATCAGGATCGCACGATCGTCGTCCAGCACCGTGCAGACGTCGCCGGGTTCGGTCCCTGGACCGTAAAGGCCGGCCTCATCCAGGTCGAACCGCCCTTCGCAATCCTGGAGCGGATGGTCACGATCCGTGTCCACCTTGACCCGGTCGACGCGACTAATGCTCCGCTCCGCATCGTGCCCGGGTCTCACCGGCTCGACCGACTGCCGGAAGCGATTATCAGCCACGTCGTCGACGCCCGCGGCGAGCGGCTGTGCCTGGCGAACCGCCGCGAAGTCTGGCTTTACGCGACACCGATCGTCCACAGCTCGCGCGCTGCCGATCCACCCCGTCATCGACGCGTGCTCCAAGTGAATTATGCAGCCGTCGACTTGCCTCCGCGACTTTGCTGGCGCGGACTATGAAAGTCCGCTCATCCCGCCATTCTGGGCCTGGTCCGCGTATCGTACGCGTATCGTAAACAGCGCTTTCTGCCCCTCGATCTTAGAATCGAAGGGCGGAAATCAACGCATTTCCGCCCTTTTCGAGTCACGCCCCTGCAATCGCACTGCAGAGGTCAGGGGTTCGATTCCCCTCGGCTCCACCAGCGTCAACAACCTGTAAACGCTGGATAATCTGCCTAACGGCGGACCCTCTATCCGGCGAGCGCGACGACGTTGGTATCGCGCTGGTTCGGCTTCGGAGTTATCGTACTCGTCGTAATATCCAAGCGTTCGATAGGTCGCATCACAAAATAGGGACTGGCAGTAGGGGGCGGACAAGCCTTTGAAGTATGCAGTAGCAACGATCTTGCTGTGATAATTTCCGAGGGGAGACATGAACCTCTGCTGGAACGCCCCCATATACGTGATGTCGGAATGAAGCCCCGAAAAGTGCATGTTGACCATCGTGTAGAATTCGGCACCGCAGCTCTGCAGCGGCTTGGCGGACAGACAACCAAAGTCATCGCCCATAGGTTGCGCAATAATGTTCATATCACTGCGACAGGCTTGATCGACGGTGTCTTGCGCTAGGTTTTCGAACTCCGGAGTTCCCATCCGGTTTATGTCGATGAAGCGGTCGACCTCGATATTTGGGAAGATGCTGAGTGTGTCTGCGAGGGGAATCACCTGGCAGTTACCAACAATCGCAATCTTCTTCAAATTTAAGGCTCTTCTAAATTTCTTCTGCGATTTCTCGGGGCTCCATAAGCGAATTATAGATCGGTGTGCTTGATCCAGTTTAGTCGGCAGAGAAGGCCGAGGTTGGTGGCGGGCAGGTTTAACCGGTTGCGATGGCCAAATCTCTCCCGTCGATTGACTGCCCGGTCGTTCCATCTAAGAAACGCGCCTCTAGGTATCGCAGGAGAAATGACCGGTGTTTGGCTTGGATGTCGATCGCGTTTCAACGCGCTACGGCGAATTTTTTTGCGTGCGAACGGATAGCGTGATCGGAAAGTCGCTCAAGAAATACGGGGAGTGGGCTCAGTTAGAAATCGAGATATTGTCTCCTTTCGTCAAGGACGACGGGATAATTCTCGACATAGGTGCAAACATAGGCACCCATGCGGTCGGATTTTCGACACTCAATCCTGGGGCGAAAATCATAGCGCTCGAACCTCAGCCACTGGCTTATGCTCTGCTATCTGCGAATATCCTGTCTTCCGGGCATTCCAATATTTTTCCGTTCAACGTCGCTGCTGGCAAGCGACGCGCCTTCTTGAATTTTAAGTTGAATTACGAAAGCATCGGGCATAATGTTGGCGGAGTAAGCTTAGTCGGTACAGAACCAGTCGAGGGCGCAGCGTACACAATGCCGATCACCGTCGTGCAGGTGGATGATCTGTCGATGGATCGCCCAGTCCGGCTGATGAAAATTGATGTCGAAGGAATGGAGCCCGACGTTCTGCGTGGTGCGCTGCGTACGATCGCGCGAGATCGGCCCGTTATTTTCTTCGAAGTTCTCGACATGTCCACGCTGCGCGCGTGCCGACGTCTTTTGGCGCGCTTGGATTACGATTTGCGGTGGCTCGAGACTCCAGCTTTCAATCCAGCTAATTATCGCGGCGATCAGGAAAATATCTGGTCGTGGGGAGAGGTCGGGGTGCTGGCCTTGCCGACCCGAAACGACCCCAGGGTTGCTCACCTTCCCGGCGTCACCGGTAAGGAAGATCGGCCACCGTGCCTTGCTTTTGTACCGTGAGGCAGATGACGGGTGGCGCCTGGTCCCAGCAGCCACCTGTTGCGAGGGCTAGCTAAGGAAAGCGGCGCGGCGCTGGCGCGGGCGGTAGCAGGCTGTCATCGTCCGGCCAGTAGCGCGGCTCTGGCCCATCCGATCGCATTTCGACAGTGCGCTTCGGCCGCTGCATTGCGCGGACGTCCGACTGACTGTCGTACGGGCGCCTGCCGCAACTCGAGCATCGAAAATGCCGCTTCATGTCGGGCACGAGACGTCGGTCAGGGTACGCGTCGACATTGGCCACTGCGCCGCGCCCGCAGTGGCAAGCGAGCGCGATGCTCCGAATCCCGAGGGACCGCATGTTCGCCAAGTCCATGACGCGGATCGGCTGCTTGGAGACCCCGGTCGTGTCGTGCTGGCAGCGCGTGTCAGACATCTAGGCTACGCCGCTAAATCTCGTCGAGCAGTGCGTCGGCCTCCGGGTTTCCCGGCTGTCCGTCAGTGCGCTAGTATGCCACTCACAGCTCTGCGTCGGTCATCGCTTTGACCTGCTCTTCGTGCGTGTCGGTCCACTCGATCATTCCCACAGCCTACGTTCCACGGGTCGATTCGCCAAATCCGGGCCTGAGACGACTTAAAATCAT
This sequence is a window from Sphingomonas ginsenosidivorax. Protein-coding genes within it:
- a CDS encoding serine/threonine protein kinase, whose amino-acid sequence is MDEVKAKEWEAKFRGQAIDGWTIETLIDHGKSAAVFKAVSEGHGKLAALKIFDDELIQRYGDETQLKRIGRELSLKGQNHANMVGILGGGFHEESSNHYIVMDYLDGPSLSKCLTKVPEGNIPGLIEQLVSACEFLEAHELAHRDIKPANIVLLEDMSRLVLLDFGVLKPVGEVGLTDTDGQRLFVGTLQYSSPEFLLRDEENDADGWRALAIYQVGAVLHDLIMRRPIFEEFVTPYAALVNAVQHETPSVASEGVPSYLIDACQMALVKSPEKRLALVSWEAFRPPVAASAGDAARQRISKRLLLADAQSEAVVDDGPAMAELLETVIDGLKVELRRIRQANSSIMPPLIVTRGPKRVPVLEIRIVASAEYGLARDVCMEIAVTVIDVEAQAVRLEACASVPSDDAQEPLALVIVFKGPYSSGATSDRVEAAVLVALDQAQNGTIGQLSLVEVGVD
- a CDS encoding UvrD-helicase domain-containing protein — encoded protein: MEASWWKNIGELDDDQRKAIALDDDEDHLIVGPPGCGKTNLLLLRASYLHAKGVTNIKVLAFGRVLREFISSGTEHYPFAADKVQTFVRWAYEMLAANGIKVEDSNDFDEIRARLFAGLAEAAAKGAAENVFDVILLDEAQDYSAEEARLIRLFGTRIFAVGDNNQRISDQSGALQRLEELGATRIELKHHYRNGIKICRVADGIKNLLDSASGMEATSNYDEASYPSTVDIIGKADLPTQVAEAVARIKVQLQAYPGEMIGVLCPRAAELGEVANILNASEIAGAMQVQRAGAYDAILPDRPVIVTTVQGAKGLEFRAVHMIAAEKLKNYRTQKNLTYTAVTRAKTTLVVYHQSDLAGYFEKGINACSITMAAEPNLKDLFL
- a CDS encoding phytanoyl-CoA dioxygenase family protein; the protein is MIEQAVADLPGNVPGVRIGFAPALRAMLAVDGPIGGVAASALGPDTRAVRAVLFDKTAARNWALGWHQDRTIVVQHRADVAGFGPWTVKAGLIQVEPPFAILERMVTIRVHLDPVDATNAPLRIVPGSHRLDRLPEAIISHVVDARGERLCLANRREVWLYATPIVHSSRAADPPRHRRVLQVNYAAVDLPPRLCWRGL
- a CDS encoding WcbI family polysaccharide biosynthesis putative acetyltransferase, giving the protein MKKIAIVGNCQVIPLADTLSIFPNIEVDRFIDINRMGTPEFENLAQDTVDQACRSDMNIIAQPMGDDFGCLSAKPLQSCGAEFYTMVNMHFSGLHSDITYMGAFQQRFMSPLGNYHSKIVATAYFKGLSAPYCQSLFCDATYRTLGYYDEYDNSEAEPARYQRRRARRIEGPPLGRLSSVYRLLTLVEPRGIEPLTSAVRLQGRDSKRAEMR
- a CDS encoding FkbM family methyltransferase, whose amino-acid sequence is MFGLDVDRVSTRYGEFFCVRTDSVIGKSLKKYGEWAQLEIEILSPFVKDDGIILDIGANIGTHAVGFSTLNPGAKIIALEPQPLAYALLSANILSSGHSNIFPFNVAAGKRRAFLNFKLNYESIGHNVGGVSLVGTEPVEGAAYTMPITVVQVDDLSMDRPVRLMKIDVEGMEPDVLRGALRTIARDRPVIFFEVLDMSTLRACRRLLARLDYDLRWLETPAFNPANYRGDQENIWSWGEVGVLALPTRNDPRVAHLPGVTGKEDRPPCLAFVP